One region of Arthrobacter sp. StoSoilB22 genomic DNA includes:
- a CDS encoding TasA family protein yields the protein MAISLKTTSGKILASVALVGTAAAVAGMGTYGAFTSSTSASQAVTAGTVTIALGAPGPANTLNVPVAGLLPGDKVEKLVTLANTGNSDLNNVTLTTNAGTTASLLTTDVTNGLQLTIENCSVAWTGAAAPYNCTGTKTTVLASGPVIAANKVLNNLTSLTSAKTDNLKVTTAFPTTANNDFQGATSTIAFAFTGTQRTETTK from the coding sequence ATGGCCATCAGCCTCAAGACCACCTCCGGCAAGATCCTCGCTTCCGTCGCACTGGTCGGCACCGCAGCCGCCGTCGCCGGCATGGGCACCTACGGCGCGTTCACCTCTTCGACCTCCGCCTCCCAAGCCGTCACCGCAGGAACCGTCACCATCGCCCTGGGCGCACCCGGCCCCGCGAACACCCTCAACGTCCCGGTCGCCGGCCTGCTGCCCGGCGACAAGGTCGAAAAACTCGTCACCCTGGCCAACACCGGCAACTCGGACCTGAACAACGTCACCCTCACCACCAACGCCGGCACCACCGCATCCCTGCTCACCACCGACGTGACCAACGGCCTGCAGCTGACCATCGAAAACTGCTCCGTGGCCTGGACCGGCGCCGCAGCCCCCTACAACTGCACCGGCACCAAGACCACCGTCCTGGCCTCCGGACCGGTCATCGCAGCGAACAAGGTCCTGAACAACCTCACCTCGCTGACCTCGGCCAAGACCGACAACCTCAAAGTCACCACCGCGTTCCCCACCACCGCGAACAACGACTTCCAAGGCGCCACCTCCACCATCGCCTTCGCCTTCACCGGCACCCAACGCACCGAAACCACCAAGTAA
- a CDS encoding PLDc N-terminal domain-containing protein, with the protein MSFLESLWSIIVAFFFVAYLILLFQIISDLLRDKALSGGVKALWILCLFVAPFISALIYVIMRGKGMALRSEIRVRESVEEAENYIRDVAGAPSPTQQIEAAKALLAAGDINEAEYARLKEIALA; encoded by the coding sequence ATGAGCTTTTTGGAATCGTTGTGGAGCATCATTGTTGCATTTTTCTTTGTTGCCTATTTGATCCTCCTCTTTCAGATCATCTCCGATCTTCTCCGCGATAAAGCCCTGAGTGGTGGCGTAAAAGCATTGTGGATCCTATGCCTGTTCGTGGCTCCTTTCATCTCCGCATTGATCTACGTGATCATGCGTGGAAAGGGCATGGCTCTGCGTAGTGAGATTCGGGTCAGGGAATCGGTGGAAGAGGCGGAGAACTACATCCGCGACGTTGCCGGAGCCCCCTCCCCCACCCAACAAATCGAAGCGGCCAAAGCGCTGCTTGCCGCTGGAGACATTAACGAAGCCGAGTACGCTCGCCTCAAGGAGATCGCTTTGGCCTGA
- a CDS encoding aromatic acid/H+ symport family MFS transporter, which yields MSSARRSQWPVWLCWLAMVLDGFDLVVLGTVIPTLIKTGELGFDAFGATFAATISLVGVGLGALFIAPLSDKFGRRKLLIACVASFSLFTVGVAFAPNVAVFSLLRMLAGLGLGACLPAALAYINDYAPAGSAGKSTTRTMTGYHVGAVATALLAIFIVPNWRLMFIIGGVAGLALLPFLWAKLPESLPEAAPAAGTPATTAPTQASELKTSQPANATTAVGRSTSGHSTSAKPKTGFRDLLQKPYPMVALGIGIASFMGLLLVYGLNTWLPQLMAAAGYPVSTGLTLLLVLNLGAVAGLFLAGILADKHGTKKIVLMWFGLSAVLLEILSVKIQNEFLLNAAVFVTGVFVFSSQVLVYAWVSQLFPPRLRGTALGFAAGVGRLGAIVGPAVTGTLVAANIAYPAGFYVFAAAGLLAVAALFLVPHQVTTTDTSLPAER from the coding sequence ATGTCATCTGCCCGCCGCTCTCAATGGCCCGTTTGGCTTTGCTGGCTGGCCATGGTGTTGGACGGCTTCGACCTCGTTGTCCTGGGTACCGTCATCCCAACACTCATCAAGACCGGCGAGTTGGGCTTTGACGCGTTCGGGGCTACCTTCGCCGCCACCATTTCATTGGTAGGTGTGGGCCTCGGCGCCCTCTTCATCGCGCCGCTTTCGGACAAATTCGGACGCCGTAAACTCCTGATCGCCTGCGTAGCAAGCTTCTCGCTGTTCACCGTCGGAGTTGCCTTCGCCCCGAATGTCGCCGTCTTCTCCCTGCTTCGTATGCTGGCCGGACTCGGCTTGGGCGCGTGCCTCCCTGCGGCTTTGGCGTACATCAACGACTACGCCCCTGCCGGATCGGCTGGCAAGTCCACTACCCGGACCATGACCGGTTACCACGTTGGCGCTGTAGCAACGGCGCTTCTGGCAATTTTCATCGTTCCGAACTGGCGGCTCATGTTCATCATCGGCGGCGTTGCGGGTCTCGCCCTTCTGCCCTTCCTGTGGGCGAAACTCCCGGAGTCTCTCCCTGAAGCAGCCCCTGCTGCAGGCACCCCGGCCACAACGGCTCCGACGCAGGCCAGCGAACTCAAGACGAGCCAACCCGCAAACGCAACAACCGCCGTCGGGCGTTCAACCAGCGGACATTCAACCAGCGCCAAGCCGAAGACAGGTTTCCGCGACCTCCTGCAGAAGCCGTATCCGATGGTTGCCTTGGGTATCGGCATCGCCTCGTTCATGGGGTTGCTGCTGGTCTACGGCCTGAACACGTGGCTGCCACAGCTGATGGCAGCCGCAGGTTACCCGGTTAGCACGGGCCTTACACTGCTGCTGGTCCTCAACCTCGGCGCCGTCGCTGGTCTCTTCCTCGCCGGAATCCTGGCCGACAAACACGGGACCAAAAAGATCGTGCTGATGTGGTTCGGTTTGTCCGCAGTGTTGCTGGAAATCCTGAGCGTCAAAATCCAGAACGAGTTCCTGCTCAACGCAGCCGTATTCGTCACGGGGGTCTTCGTCTTCAGCTCCCAGGTACTGGTGTACGCCTGGGTCAGCCAACTCTTCCCTCCCCGCCTTCGTGGTACGGCGCTGGGCTTCGCAGCAGGGGTGGGCAGGCTCGGCGCAATCGTCGGGCCGGCGGTGACGGGGACTTTGGTTGCCGCAAACATCGCTTACCCTGCAGGCTTCTACGTTTTCGCCGCCGCCGGGCTGTTGGCCGTAGCCGCGCTGTTCCTTGTGCCGCACCAGGTCACAACGACCGACACGAGCCTGCCGGCTGAGCGCTGA
- a CDS encoding IclR family transcriptional regulator encodes MANSASGDSVVDRVVRVIEAFPEGTTSLQLSELADRSGLPLSSAHRLVRQLSEHGLLDLGAGGTVRLGLRLWELVNRNSPTLALRQAAMPFMEDIQQVLNQNVNLAVLDGWEALFVERLSRRGSVANRARIAGRMPVHISSAGLALMSNQSRELQTEYLRQFADPSAKVTAGVVRQLLAEAAQQGYAQLAGVVDPDTWGIAVPVINSKRRTVAALGVVVPLAEMRLQALVPALQTAARGIGRQLGD; translated from the coding sequence ATGGCTAACTCGGCGTCAGGCGATTCAGTGGTAGACCGCGTGGTGCGGGTCATAGAGGCCTTCCCGGAAGGGACCACCTCGCTGCAGCTAAGCGAGTTGGCTGACCGATCTGGACTTCCGTTGTCATCAGCCCACCGACTGGTCCGGCAACTCTCCGAACATGGACTCTTGGACCTCGGCGCGGGCGGTACTGTTCGCTTGGGTCTGCGTTTATGGGAACTCGTCAACCGCAATTCACCCACCCTGGCTCTCAGGCAGGCTGCCATGCCGTTCATGGAAGATATACAGCAAGTCCTCAACCAGAATGTGAATCTGGCGGTGCTTGACGGGTGGGAGGCACTATTTGTGGAGCGGCTTTCGCGTCGGGGATCAGTGGCCAACCGGGCGCGGATCGCCGGGCGGATGCCCGTCCACATTTCCTCGGCCGGTCTGGCCCTGATGTCGAACCAATCGCGCGAATTGCAGACGGAGTACCTCCGGCAATTCGCAGATCCCAGCGCAAAGGTAACTGCCGGCGTCGTGCGTCAACTTCTAGCCGAAGCGGCGCAGCAGGGGTACGCGCAATTGGCTGGTGTGGTGGATCCCGATACGTGGGGGATTGCCGTGCCGGTGATCAACAGCAAGCGTCGCACCGTGGCGGCGCTCGGAGTGGTTGTGCCGCTGGCGGAAATGCGACTTCAGGCGCTGGTGCCCGCGCTCCAAACGGCTGCCCGGGGGATAGGACGTCAACTCGGCGACTAG
- a CDS encoding DUF222 domain-containing protein, protein MEGIGQVVARRDGSPGASEVPGIGSPVSSDMLSRPSVREPSTAAGPAADPSWNAGLLLGFESLHGLGEPGPEEVPPLLLKQPSERGESTPTEEPVPGVLHKQSSGRGESNPAGKPVPGLLHKQSSGRGDSTPTEEPVPGLLHKQSSGRGESTLTEEPAAGLSAVSAAAGAAVLEAALLEGAAATDALRSIAADEVRLLGFVEAADFAGRVEEISRNVEYLQVVAAQAVERSRKQALQARPGASAAAPEWRTGWTEHVPDSKVTAPASVVDDGYRNTAEFLRARLRIGIAEARRRLALATEALSHTGMTGQDVPARREALADALASGELPSRSASIISTALDKVRHLADEEMLTRMEHALTATAIETDPDFVTKMARRWTDLIDHDGPEPTEEILRQHQGAFLRRRRRYGLHHIEIFATDEQYETLTTTMNTATNPRLTTAPPDTAPASSPITGAGHGRTNETSHGHGPHASPMHASPMHASPVHASPVHASAVFSPASTDLAGKDTADGPDLDRRSRAQKLLDGLVGACSVAMSTGKLPSNGGLRPQLTVTIDHRDLFTHLTGPGHAAQNRTTRQADQSSGSATAPNQPNTPNQPGTGAPRYRLSTGTATYLGPIHPTTIRKIACDADIIPVLLGSDSRILDIGRTTRIFPPHIRKAITARDQGCTFPDCTMPAPWCEAHHTTYWSHGGTTGTDNGTLLCSHHHHIIHKEQWRIDMTTGAPWFIPPPHIDPHQKPRRNHHHTPQRT, encoded by the coding sequence ATGGAAGGCATTGGGCAGGTCGTGGCGCGGCGGGACGGTTCCCCCGGCGCCAGTGAGGTGCCTGGAATTGGCTCCCCCGTTTCCTCGGACATGCTTTCCCGGCCATCGGTGCGCGAGCCCTCGACGGCGGCAGGACCCGCCGCTGATCCCTCTTGGAACGCTGGGCTGCTTCTTGGATTCGAATCGTTGCATGGGCTTGGGGAACCAGGGCCGGAAGAAGTGCCCCCGTTGTTGCTCAAGCAGCCGTCCGAGCGCGGGGAATCCACCCCGACAGAAGAACCGGTGCCGGGTGTGCTGCACAAGCAGTCGTCCGGGCGCGGGGAATCCAACCCGGCAGGCAAACCTGTGCCCGGGTTGCTGCACAAGCAGTCGTCCGGGCGCGGGGACTCCACCCCGACAGAAGAACCAGTGCCTGGTTTGCTGCACAAGCAGTCGTCCGGACGCGGGGAATCCACCCTGACAGAAGAACCAGCGGCCGGGTTGTCCGCGGTGTCCGCGGCGGCCGGTGCGGCGGTCCTGGAGGCCGCGCTCCTTGAGGGTGCTGCCGCAACTGATGCGCTGCGATCAATAGCGGCCGATGAGGTGCGGTTGTTGGGGTTTGTTGAGGCGGCTGATTTCGCGGGCAGGGTCGAGGAGATCTCCCGAAACGTGGAGTACTTGCAAGTTGTTGCTGCGCAGGCGGTGGAACGGTCCCGGAAGCAAGCACTGCAAGCTCGGCCGGGGGCGTCAGCGGCCGCGCCGGAATGGCGGACCGGCTGGACCGAACACGTCCCGGATTCGAAGGTCACAGCTCCTGCCAGCGTCGTGGATGATGGGTACCGGAACACGGCGGAGTTCCTTCGGGCCCGGTTGCGGATCGGTATCGCTGAAGCCCGGCGCAGGCTTGCCCTCGCTACCGAGGCCCTCTCCCACACCGGGATGACCGGCCAGGACGTCCCGGCCCGCCGCGAAGCCCTCGCCGACGCCCTCGCCTCCGGAGAGCTGCCCTCACGCTCGGCGTCGATCATCAGCACCGCCCTGGACAAAGTCCGGCACCTCGCCGATGAAGAAATGCTCACCCGGATGGAACACGCCCTCACCGCCACCGCCATCGAAACCGACCCGGACTTCGTCACCAAAATGGCCCGACGCTGGACCGACCTGATAGACCACGACGGCCCCGAACCCACCGAAGAAATCCTCCGCCAACACCAAGGCGCGTTCCTACGCCGCCGACGCCGCTACGGACTCCACCACATCGAAATCTTCGCCACCGACGAACAATACGAAACCCTCACCACCACCATGAACACCGCCACCAACCCACGCCTCACCACCGCACCACCCGACACAGCACCCGCCAGCTCCCCCATTACCGGTGCCGGTCACGGACGAACCAACGAAACCTCGCACGGTCACGGACCACACGCATCACCCATGCACGCATCACCCATGCACGCATCACCCGTGCACGCATCACCCGTGCACGCATCAGCAGTCTTCAGCCCGGCTTCCACAGACTTAGCTGGTAAGGACACCGCTGACGGCCCGGACCTGGACCGGCGTTCGAGGGCCCAGAAACTCCTCGACGGCCTCGTCGGTGCCTGCAGTGTCGCGATGAGCACCGGCAAGCTGCCCTCCAACGGCGGACTCCGACCCCAACTCACCGTCACCATCGACCACCGCGACCTCTTCACCCATCTCACCGGGCCCGGCCACGCAGCCCAAAATAGAACAACCCGCCAAGCCGACCAATCCAGCGGCTCCGCCACGGCCCCGAACCAGCCAAACACGCCCAACCAACCCGGCACCGGCGCTCCGCGGTACCGGCTCAGCACAGGCACAGCGACGTACCTGGGCCCGATCCACCCCACCACCATCCGCAAAATCGCCTGCGACGCCGACATCATCCCCGTCCTACTCGGCAGCGACTCCCGAATCCTGGACATCGGCCGCACCACCCGGATCTTCCCACCCCACATCCGCAAAGCCATCACCGCCCGCGACCAAGGCTGCACCTTCCCCGACTGCACCATGCCCGCACCCTGGTGCGAAGCCCACCACACCACCTACTGGTCCCACGGCGGCACCACAGGCACAGACAACGGCACCCTGCTCTGCAGCCACCACCACCACATCATCCACAAAGAACAATGGCGCATCGACATGACAACCGGCGCCCCCTGGTTCATCCCCCCACCCCACATCGACCCCCACCAAAAACCCCGACGCAACCACCACCACACACCCCAACGAACATAA
- a CDS encoding signal peptidase I: MSIITSINEPALHGRRSAGEASAAVGISADAATPTVAAATAVTTAAPTTAASAAGTAGRFRRIAGKVVKGIGVGMLILGALVFLFLAIGPRILGYQTSTMLTGSMAPLINPGDVVVTVPTPTTDVKVGDIITYHIPVEDQRVETHRITEITTTADGGIAVQTKGDANNGLDPWIATLQGNTVDKHVATIPYVGNAIRALREPIVMNTLMYGAPAILVIGMLASIWTKNPDNTAPQGTAKPQAASGE; this comes from the coding sequence ATGAGCATTATCACCAGCATCAACGAACCCGCACTCCACGGCCGGCGTTCCGCCGGGGAGGCTAGTGCCGCCGTCGGAATCTCAGCTGATGCGGCTACCCCAACTGTTGCCGCCGCAACTGCCGTCACAACTGCGGCCCCTACAACTGCTGCCAGCGCCGCTGGCACTGCTGGCCGGTTTCGTCGGATTGCCGGCAAAGTGGTCAAGGGCATCGGCGTGGGCATGCTGATCCTAGGCGCGTTGGTGTTCCTGTTCCTGGCGATCGGGCCACGGATCCTGGGTTACCAAACCTCCACCATGCTCACCGGTTCCATGGCCCCGCTGATCAACCCGGGCGACGTCGTGGTCACCGTCCCCACCCCCACCACCGACGTCAAAGTAGGCGACATCATCACCTACCACATCCCCGTCGAAGACCAGCGCGTGGAAACCCACCGCATCACCGAGATCACCACCACCGCCGACGGCGGCATCGCAGTCCAGACCAAAGGCGACGCCAACAACGGCCTCGACCCCTGGATCGCCACCCTCCAAGGCAACACCGTGGACAAGCACGTAGCCACCATCCCCTACGTTGGCAACGCCATCCGGGCCCTGCGCGAACCCATCGTCATGAACACCCTCATGTACGGCGCACCCGCCATCCTCGTCATCGGAATGCTGGCCTCCATCTGGACCAAAAACCCGGACAACACAGCCCCGCAAGGCACAGCAAAGCCCCAGGCGGCAAGCGGTGAGTGA
- a CDS encoding IclR family transcriptional regulator, whose product MEATTAGARTLERGLSLIDHVAAGNHRLEDITKVSGLSRSATHRMLTSLVGARYLSQAEDRSYHLGVKLLELGTQAQTSIDLPGAVQQILSDIARITLDATHLGILSGDEVVYLAKARGHRGFEMTSYPGVRRRAQTTALGKVLLAEKDESEAIKAFNHTFTPTPLSIRTAEDFLDALHRAKHNGYAMDDQENELGITCLAIGIPDLSGVMAAAVSVSAPSVHMTPERIQSLVVLLQKFQPELTSCLPPGFERAWI is encoded by the coding sequence ATGGAAGCCACCACCGCAGGAGCTCGCACGCTTGAACGCGGACTCAGCCTGATCGACCATGTAGCGGCAGGCAACCATCGGCTCGAGGACATTACCAAAGTCTCGGGACTCAGTCGCTCGGCCACCCATAGGATGCTGACCTCGCTTGTAGGAGCAAGGTACCTGAGCCAGGCCGAAGACCGAAGCTACCACCTTGGCGTGAAGCTGCTGGAGCTGGGCACTCAAGCCCAAACCAGCATCGACTTGCCAGGAGCCGTGCAGCAGATCTTGTCCGACATCGCCCGGATCACCCTGGACGCCACCCACTTGGGAATACTCTCCGGGGATGAAGTGGTGTACCTGGCCAAGGCCCGTGGTCACCGTGGGTTCGAGATGACCTCCTACCCCGGCGTCCGCCGACGGGCTCAAACCACTGCACTGGGCAAGGTGCTGCTGGCCGAGAAGGACGAGTCGGAGGCGATCAAGGCCTTTAACCACACCTTCACTCCCACGCCACTTTCCATTAGGACGGCCGAAGACTTCCTGGATGCGCTGCACCGGGCGAAGCACAATGGTTACGCCATGGATGATCAGGAGAACGAACTCGGGATCACGTGCCTGGCCATCGGGATACCCGATTTGAGCGGTGTCATGGCTGCCGCCGTGTCAGTCTCGGCCCCCAGCGTCCACATGACCCCTGAGCGCATCCAGTCCCTTGTTGTGTTGCTTCAGAAGTTCCAGCCGGAGCTCACCAGTTGCCTTCCTCCCGGATTCGAAAGGGCTTGGATCTAG
- a CDS encoding sugar kinase: MSCSNGTYTDVVTMGETMALMKAVTPGPLAHAGSLGLGMGGAETNFAIALQRLGTSVTWLGRVGQDSLGDLVLREVAAEGITTLGIRDPHAPTGLMIKERRTQEHLKVWYYRTASAGSRLAPEDVPVDAIQNAKLLHLTGITPGLSATAHQAALHAVTVAREAGVTISFDLNYRAALWTEKEAGPVFRRFIEQADLVFAGDDEAEIAVGPGADSLQLAHKIAALGPHQVIIKNGPAGCVGVIDHAEYRQEAVRINAVDTVGAGDAFVAGYISDLLAGAPIQDRLHTAVRTGAFACLVPGDWEGMPQRHELELLDASEPVRR; encoded by the coding sequence ATGAGCTGCAGTAACGGGACATACACGGACGTGGTGACCATGGGCGAAACCATGGCCCTCATGAAAGCCGTAACGCCGGGCCCCCTGGCACATGCCGGGTCACTGGGGCTGGGCATGGGCGGGGCCGAAACCAACTTCGCCATCGCCCTGCAACGCCTCGGCACAAGCGTGACCTGGCTCGGGCGCGTCGGGCAGGACAGCCTCGGAGACCTCGTACTCCGGGAAGTGGCCGCCGAAGGCATCACCACACTCGGCATCCGCGACCCCCACGCCCCCACAGGCCTGATGATCAAGGAACGCCGAACCCAGGAACACCTGAAAGTCTGGTACTATCGCACCGCCAGCGCCGGCTCACGCCTGGCACCGGAAGACGTCCCCGTCGACGCCATCCAAAACGCGAAACTCCTGCACCTGACCGGCATCACACCCGGCCTCTCCGCAACAGCGCATCAAGCCGCGCTGCACGCAGTAACCGTGGCCCGCGAAGCCGGGGTGACCATCTCGTTCGACCTGAACTACCGCGCAGCCCTCTGGACAGAAAAGGAAGCCGGGCCGGTCTTCCGGCGCTTCATCGAACAAGCAGATCTTGTTTTCGCCGGCGACGACGAAGCCGAAATCGCAGTAGGGCCCGGAGCGGACTCACTCCAGCTCGCCCACAAAATCGCCGCGTTGGGCCCCCACCAAGTGATCATCAAAAACGGCCCAGCCGGTTGCGTCGGTGTGATCGACCACGCTGAATACCGCCAGGAAGCAGTGCGCATCAACGCTGTGGACACCGTCGGCGCAGGAGACGCCTTCGTAGCCGGCTACATCTCTGACCTCCTAGCCGGAGCCCCCATCCAGGACCGGCTCCACACCGCAGTACGAACAGGCGCCTTCGCCTGCCTCGTCCCCGGCGACTGGGAAGGCATGCCACAACGGCACGAACTCGAACTATTGGACGCCTCAGAACCCGTGAGGCGGTAG
- a CDS encoding 4-hydroxybenzoate 3-monooxygenase — protein sequence MARTPITTQVAIMGAGPAGLMLSHLLAKQGIESVVVEIRSRKEIQETVRAGILEHGTVNLLVDSGVSDRVLREGDRHDGIELRFNGESHRINFKELVGESVWLYPQTDVFADLAAKRAADGGDVRYSVTDTTVHDLEGKPKVWFTDSDGQEFEIQADFLVGADGSRSHCRFQIPEANRKWYFHEYPFAWFGILAEAPRSADELIYANSENGFALISQRTETVQRMYFQCDPKENVADWDDERIWSEFRKRVNGNGFELKEGPVLEKMVLPFRSFVHTPMRHGNLFLAGDAAHTVPPTGAKGLNLAIHDVKVLFEGLDSFYSNGSTALLDSYSDRALDRVWKAQHFSYWMTSMLHTVPGADDFDRARQLGELHSVVTSEHAKAYLAESYTGWPTSR from the coding sequence ATGGCACGTACACCGATTACCACCCAAGTGGCCATCATGGGTGCAGGCCCAGCCGGCCTGATGCTCTCCCACCTGCTGGCCAAGCAGGGCATCGAATCTGTGGTGGTGGAAATCCGCAGCCGCAAGGAAATTCAGGAAACGGTTCGTGCAGGCATCCTTGAGCACGGAACAGTGAACCTGCTGGTGGATTCCGGCGTCTCGGACCGGGTATTGCGCGAGGGCGACCGACACGACGGAATCGAACTGCGGTTCAACGGTGAGAGTCACCGCATCAACTTCAAAGAGCTCGTGGGTGAATCCGTGTGGCTGTACCCGCAGACAGACGTGTTCGCGGACCTTGCCGCAAAGCGGGCGGCCGACGGCGGCGACGTCCGGTACAGCGTCACGGACACCACCGTGCACGACCTCGAAGGCAAGCCAAAGGTCTGGTTCACCGACTCCGACGGACAGGAGTTCGAAATCCAGGCCGACTTCCTGGTGGGTGCCGACGGGTCGCGCAGCCACTGCCGCTTCCAGATCCCCGAAGCCAACCGCAAGTGGTACTTCCACGAGTACCCGTTCGCATGGTTCGGAATACTCGCTGAGGCCCCGCGCAGCGCCGACGAACTCATCTACGCGAACTCCGAGAACGGGTTCGCCCTGATCAGCCAGCGCACCGAAACCGTTCAACGCATGTACTTTCAGTGCGACCCCAAAGAGAACGTGGCCGACTGGGACGACGAACGGATCTGGTCCGAGTTCCGCAAGCGCGTCAACGGCAACGGCTTTGAACTCAAAGAGGGGCCCGTTCTGGAAAAGATGGTTTTGCCTTTCCGCAGCTTTGTTCACACACCCATGCGGCACGGAAACCTCTTCCTCGCCGGCGATGCAGCGCACACAGTGCCGCCCACTGGCGCCAAAGGCCTGAACCTGGCAATCCACGACGTCAAGGTGCTCTTCGAGGGGCTGGACTCCTTCTACTCCAACGGCTCCACCGCGCTGCTCGATTCCTATAGCGACCGCGCCCTGGACCGCGTATGGAAGGCCCAGCACTTCTCTTACTGGATGACGTCCATGCTCCACACCGTGCCAGGTGCCGACGATTTCGACCGCGCCCGCCAGCTTGGTGAGCTTCACTCCGTGGTCACATCCGAGCATGCCAAGGCGTACCTCGCGGAGTCGTACACGGGCTGGCCAACCTCGCGGTAG
- a CDS encoding Hpt domain-containing protein produces the protein MSEDPGPVTEATALEPCRLQELADELGDPSPALGFLSNYLSMLPDRVLSISNGLCGHNAEASMDAILSLKISSAMVGAMETEDQCQVIERMIREDHFDSAIRAFPALQKSTDRCFAEGPQLLGKARETLCTAPRTSL, from the coding sequence GTGAGTGAGGACCCGGGCCCCGTAACGGAGGCCACCGCCTTGGAACCGTGCCGCCTTCAAGAGTTGGCTGACGAGCTGGGAGATCCATCACCGGCGCTCGGTTTTCTCTCCAATTACCTGTCCATGCTGCCGGACCGGGTGCTGAGCATCTCCAACGGCTTATGCGGGCACAACGCTGAAGCGAGTATGGACGCCATCCTGAGCCTGAAGATTTCCTCGGCCATGGTGGGAGCCATGGAGACGGAGGATCAGTGCCAGGTCATTGAACGGATGATCCGGGAAGACCACTTCGACTCCGCAATCCGGGCATTCCCGGCCCTTCAGAAGTCCACGGACCGCTGCTTTGCCGAGGGTCCGCAGCTGCTGGGGAAAGCACGGGAGACCCTCTGCACCGCGCCCCGGACTTCTCTCTAG
- a CDS encoding ZIP family zinc transporter, translated as MPMWLQALMWGTLAGGALVLGAGIAWIWKVPAKIVSTVMAFGAGVLISALSFELVDEAVEGGGLIPTIFGFLLGAVIFVGSNVLLARAGAKHRKRSGGPQPSEKDSPGSGTAIAVGALIDGIPESVVLGVGLLAGGAVSPAMLAAVFISNVPEGLSSTAGMKKAGRSPAYVFGTWAGIAVFSGLAALLGYTALENAPESVIAFITAIAAGGILAMLADTMIPEAFEEHHNLTGLTAAVGFLSAFTIHHVGG; from the coding sequence ATGCCAATGTGGTTGCAGGCCTTGATGTGGGGAACACTTGCCGGTGGCGCTTTAGTCCTCGGAGCGGGCATAGCGTGGATCTGGAAAGTGCCGGCCAAAATCGTGTCCACGGTGATGGCATTCGGCGCCGGCGTCCTGATCTCTGCATTGTCGTTCGAACTTGTGGATGAGGCCGTTGAGGGCGGCGGACTGATCCCCACCATCTTTGGCTTCCTTTTGGGGGCGGTGATCTTTGTGGGCTCCAACGTCTTGCTGGCCCGGGCTGGAGCCAAGCATCGGAAACGTTCCGGTGGACCTCAGCCCTCGGAGAAGGATTCCCCGGGAAGCGGCACGGCCATCGCAGTGGGGGCACTTATTGACGGCATCCCGGAATCAGTGGTCCTTGGTGTTGGCCTTCTCGCCGGCGGAGCAGTGAGTCCGGCCATGCTCGCCGCCGTCTTCATATCCAACGTCCCGGAAGGCCTCTCCAGCACGGCAGGCATGAAGAAGGCCGGACGCAGCCCCGCCTACGTCTTTGGCACCTGGGCCGGCATTGCAGTGTTCAGCGGGCTTGCTGCCCTGCTGGGATACACCGCCTTGGAAAATGCACCGGAGAGCGTGATCGCGTTTATCACGGCCATTGCCGCTGGCGGAATCCTGGCCATGCTCGCGGACACCATGATTCCCGAGGCCTTCGAGGAGCACCATAATCTGACCGGGCTAACGGCCGCGGTGGGATTCCTGAGTGCGTTCACGATTCATCACGTCGGCGGCTAA